Below is a window of Tolypothrix bouteillei VB521301 DNA.
GTAATACTCTTAAAAAATATATCTTCTCTAAAACCTTTTAGATTCACTTCAAAGATTTTTCCTATTTCTTCATCATCAGGATCGAGATTAACTTCTTGAAAAACATCAATATCAAATATTAAAGGATAAGCTTTCTTACTTTCTTGATTTTCAAGCATCTGACCAATTGTTTGATTAATAATTGCTCTAGATGGCTGATATTGCGTATGACTTAAAACCAATTGCATAAAGTAGCCTTCAATTACTACTGATAAATCACTTGGCATTTCTGGTAATGTTTTTATATATTGTTTTAATTCTATTCCTCCTTCTCCCGTTAGGGGTATATTTATTTGATTTACATAGCGTAAACCAAGACGCACTACTTTTAAAGGGGACGTAATTTCAACATATTTTTGCCATAGTTGATATGCTTCTCCATAAAAATCTTGCCAGCTTTGATAAGGTTTCAATTTACTAAACGTAAATCCCTGTAACTTAGCTTGAATTATTTTTTCTTTGTCATTAGAAATAAAAATATATCCTTCCGGTTGATTGGACATTGAAAATAACCGAGGATTTATTTCTTCCGGCTTTTCTAAATTTAATTCAAAACCTCCTTGAAGCGCTATTTTCTTTTGAATATTCGGGAAAGATTCTTTTATATCTTCTTGAAAATCAAAAGCTCTTCATAATGAAAATCATCACGAAGATTGACTGTTATATCAAAAATAGCTTCAGTTATGGGTGGATTAGGAAATCTCATGTTTCATTAATTTAGAAACCGTTAAAAACGTATGGCTAAAATTTTAGTAGCCATAATATAGTCTACATGACTTTAACGTTATTTTCCGTATCATAGCTGTATACTACATCAAACCTTTATAAGTATTTGTGGTTCTACCCCACAAACACTTGTAACTTTATCTCCTTTCCTCCCAATCAGGCCAATCAGCAGATATAAAGCACTTAAACAGCTTGCCGTAGTTGGGTACGAGCAAATGTACTAGTTTGCGAACAGTTTTATCGATCCAGGAAACCATATTAATTATTAGTAAAACATATATGACCAAAACTGGAGAAAATACACGTTTACGTTATTAATCTGGTGCGTCTACATTGAAAAACATTATGCTACTCCAAATCTGTAGATATGCTTCAATACTCAGTCAAACTGCTACTACACTATTTAAAGTATAGATGAATACCTATACTTAGCTGATTCATCCCGTATTTATGCAACGCCAATTTGTCAAGTGGTCAAATAATTTGGCAATCGACAGGTGGGTTGAAAGAAATATCACTGCAATTTACAGGGGTACGTTCTGCGGTTTCAACACCCCTCCCAGCTAGAGGCGGGTTGAAAGATTCTCTCTTGCTGACATAAATGTAGTAATAACCTTGTTTCAACATCCCTCCCAGTTAGAGCTACGGTGTACACACAAGTCGAGTTGAGAATTAAATGGACGGAAAAGAACGGAAAATGATTTTTTGAAATCCTTGATTTTCGTTCAATTTCTGCCAATAAGCTAACACTATTGAGAATCAAGAGGCTCAACTCAAAACCTTACCTACTAAGGTTTTTATCTGACCAGGCAAGGATTTTAGGACTTGTGTGTACACCGTAGCCCAGTTAGAGGCGGGTTGAAAACTACACACCAACCAGAAGAAGTTGTTGATAAGCAAAATAATTTATATTTAAAAAAAGGTGGGTTGAAAGGCGCACTTCGTTCGGGAAATCCCGAACGAAAGCACTGGCAATAAATAAGGACTATGATTTTAATAGTTCCTAATGCCGATTGATTCTCATCATTAACTGATTTGTCAACACGGACATTAATTTGGCAAGACGGACACCAATTTGTCAACGCGGACAAATAATTTGGCAATCGACACCTAAAAATCGGGATGACTGGATTCGAACCAGCGACCCCTTCGTCCCGAACGAAGTGCGCTACCAAGCTGCGCTACATCCCGGCAATAAAATGCCACTTTAAGTATATCACAGCAACTGAAGAAATGACAAAACCAGATTGAAAAATTACGTGCATGGGGTTAGGGGTCTGGAGGGAGGGTTCATAGCATGACGACCCGCTATGATGAGCGATAAGCTGGGTACAGTTTGCGCTAAGAGCGATAAGCTCGGTACAGCTTGCGCCGAAGCGATAAGCGAAGCTTAACGGAGGACAGCCGTATCGCAACTCATAAACCTTGCTACCATAAGTTGTGTATATCTAGAGTGGTAGAAACGACTGTGACTGTAAAGCCAGACTGGTTGCGGGTAAAAGCGCCTCAATGGGAGCGCGTTGGTAACGTTAAAGAAATTTTGCGGGATTTAGCCCTCAATACGGTTTGTGAGGAAGCGTCCTGTCCGAACATTGGGGAGTGCTTTAATGCTGGTACAGCCACATTTTTAATTATGGGACCAGCTTGCACCCGTGCCTGTCCCTATTGCGATATTGACTTTGAGAAAAAACCCAAACCTCTAGACCCTACAGAATCAGCTCGACTGGCGGAAGCAGTACGGCGGATGAAACTCAATCATGTGGTCATCACCTCTGTTAACAGAGACGATCTCCCTGATGGTGG
It encodes the following:
- a CDS encoding TIGR04255 family protein — its product is MKESFPNIQKKIALQGGFELNLEKPEEINPRLFSMSNQPEGYIFISNDKEKIIQAKLQGFTFSKLKPYQSWQDFYGEAYQLWQKYVEITSPLKVVRLGLRYVNQINIPLTGEGGIELKQYIKTLPEMPSDLSVVIEGYFMQLVLSHTQYQPSRAIINQTIGQMLENQESKKAYPLIFDIDVFQEVNLDPDDEEIGKIFEVNLKGFREDIFFKSITEKTKELFQ